A window of the Sporosarcina sp. FSL K6-2383 genome harbors these coding sequences:
- the istA gene encoding IS21 family transposase: protein MLAMAEINYIRLETNTKGRSYSSVAKQMELDRRTVKKYSEMEDFSPEVKSVQKRRAKVMDPVKPIIDQWLLEDIGKKKKFRRTAQRIYDLLVKEHEFQGSDRSVRDYVAKRKVGLLEENNDAALPLEAIAGTAQVDFGEAPFKYRGKEVIRHFLVLSFPNSNSFLFQVFASQNRECFLQGLTNMFTFLESVPHTIRFDNLSPAVKKVLPNGERKLTDEFTRFVAHYGFQYEFCNPGSGNEKGHVESMVKYIRNNYLLPEIYYEDLSILNEQTLNWSLEDRNRRHYEKDTMIAELYLEDKERFLQLPGKAYECVRFVQVKADKYGIVRIDTKQYSTSPRFSGQAVLAKVSFDTVALLNEENKVIVSHPRLYGETKKSMDWQPYLTLMAKRPTALKYSSFYHQLPEDWKAFFANCTTEEKRNALQLLSVILKEQDFDISVKALRMASEHGHPTTDSIKHVYYQLVNGRGIRETLSLPSSVPTTINSTRGLSHYDRLMVVNGGNPQ, encoded by the coding sequence ATGTTAGCAATGGCTGAAATTAATTATATCAGATTAGAGACAAACACCAAAGGAAGGTCCTATTCATCGGTGGCAAAACAGATGGAGTTGGATCGCAGGACAGTTAAGAAATATTCGGAGATGGAGGATTTCAGTCCAGAGGTGAAGTCTGTACAGAAAAGAAGAGCCAAGGTGATGGATCCAGTCAAACCGATAATTGATCAATGGCTTCTTGAAGACATAGGGAAGAAAAAGAAGTTTAGGAGAACAGCGCAGCGGATCTATGACCTTCTCGTTAAGGAGCATGAATTTCAAGGTTCTGACCGTTCGGTCCGTGACTATGTGGCAAAAAGGAAAGTCGGCTTATTGGAAGAGAACAATGACGCTGCTTTACCACTGGAAGCAATAGCTGGAACTGCACAAGTAGACTTTGGAGAAGCTCCATTCAAGTACAGGGGAAAAGAGGTCATTCGACATTTTCTGGTCCTCTCTTTTCCTAATAGTAATTCATTCCTGTTCCAAGTCTTCGCTTCCCAGAATCGGGAGTGTTTCCTGCAAGGACTGACAAACATGTTCACCTTTTTGGAAAGCGTACCGCATACCATACGTTTCGATAACCTATCACCTGCGGTGAAAAAGGTACTGCCAAACGGCGAACGGAAATTAACCGATGAATTCACTCGTTTCGTAGCCCATTACGGATTCCAATATGAATTCTGTAATCCGGGGAGCGGAAATGAGAAAGGTCATGTGGAATCTATGGTCAAATACATTCGAAATAATTATCTGTTACCAGAAATATATTATGAGGATCTTTCGATCTTGAATGAGCAGACATTGAATTGGAGCCTAGAAGATCGGAATCGTCGCCATTATGAAAAAGATACTATGATTGCCGAACTGTATTTGGAAGATAAGGAGCGGTTCCTTCAACTTCCAGGAAAGGCATATGAATGTGTGCGGTTCGTACAGGTCAAAGCAGATAAATATGGAATTGTCCGCATCGACACCAAACAATATTCCACTTCTCCACGTTTTTCAGGACAAGCGGTGCTAGCAAAAGTTTCTTTTGATACTGTTGCGCTTCTAAATGAGGAGAATAAAGTGATTGTAAGCCACCCTCGACTATATGGAGAAACAAAGAAATCTATGGATTGGCAGCCTTATCTGACGTTGATGGCCAAGAGGCCAACTGCTTTAAAGTACAGTTCATTTTATCATCAGTTGCCGGAAGACTGGAAAGCCTTTTTTGCAAATTGTACAACCGAAGAAAAACGGAATGCCCTTCAACTCTTATCCGTCATTTTGAAGGAGCAGGATTTTGATATATCTGTGAAGGCCTTGCGAATGGCATCTGAACACGGACACCCAACTACTGATTCTATCAAACATGTTTATTATCAACTCGTGAACGGGAGAGGTATCCGAGAAACGCTATCCCTCCCATCTTCCGTTCCAACCACCATAAATTCAACCAGAGGTCTTTCTCATTACGATCGGTTAATGGTTGTAAATGGAGGTAATCCGCAATGA
- a CDS encoding 3-hydroxyacyl-CoA dehydrogenase NAD-binding domain-containing protein, with protein sequence MQDVAIIGAGQMGAGITQYLAMNNINVTLIDYKESNIKRASGAIRNSLNRLLSKEKISELDLVGIQDRIHYSTALSSCSEMDLVIEAIPEEIEKKEQLLIELNGILNEHTIVATNTSSLSITKLGTLFKDPTRVIGLHFFNPAVIMPLVEIIRGLETSKETVDKVTSFIGNINKEPVFVQDRSGFIVNRILIPMINEAFFVLQDGIATAEEIDKAMKLGSNQPMGPLELADFIGLDTCLSIMETLHINFGEDKYRPAPLLRKYVEANRLGRKTKKGIYTY encoded by the coding sequence ATGCAAGATGTAGCAATCATTGGTGCAGGTCAAATGGGCGCCGGTATAACACAATACTTAGCTATGAATAATATCAATGTTACTTTGATTGATTATAAAGAAAGTAATATTAAAAGGGCTTCAGGGGCAATTAGAAACAGCTTAAATAGGTTATTGTCTAAAGAGAAAATAAGCGAACTGGACTTGGTGGGAATTCAAGATCGCATTCACTATTCAACTGCATTAAGTTCTTGCAGTGAAATGGATTTAGTCATTGAGGCAATACCAGAAGAAATAGAGAAAAAAGAGCAACTACTTATTGAATTGAACGGAATTTTGAATGAGCATACAATAGTAGCAACCAATACCTCATCCTTGTCTATAACGAAATTAGGTACTTTGTTTAAGGATCCGACGAGGGTAATCGGATTACATTTCTTTAATCCAGCTGTGATTATGCCACTTGTTGAAATAATACGAGGGCTGGAAACTTCAAAAGAGACTGTAGATAAAGTTACGTCGTTCATCGGAAATATTAACAAAGAACCAGTATTTGTACAAGACAGATCTGGATTTATTGTAAATCGCATCTTGATCCCAATGATCAATGAAGCTTTCTTTGTATTACAGGATGGTATAGCAACGGCAGAAGAAATTGATAAGGCAATGAAGCTCGGCTCAAATCAGCCGATGGGACCCTTAGAATTAGCGGACTTTATAGGGTTAGATACTTGTTTATCAATTATGGAGACCCTCCATATCAATTTCGGAGAAGACAAATATCGACCAGCCCCATTATTACGTAAATATGTAGAAGCGAACCGCTTAGGTAGAAAGACAAAAAAAGGTATCTACACATATTAA
- a CDS encoding S-layer homology domain-containing protein, translating into MKRKSKFLASAVAATLVATAVAPTTFAADFSDLKGNTHEKAIYQLVNAKVINGYPDGTFKPNKTLTRSDVVKLIGKYLVSEGFKVPADYKTISRFTDVTMKDSGDELLKYAAMIKDNGILGGSNGKLLAKEEMTREDMAIALVRLMNTMESADVIAYVADQQHKPDVTDLSAAKASARTYINVLDYFDITNPTLNKFNPKSTTTRGQFATFLSRTVNLNLSEVLAKPVELTELKATGASSLTVTFNQEVNPATAKFEVKKGSSTISIAAVEFATDKKSAELELASKLTEGSYTVSVTGVAETAFTKTTAVANEKVTAINYLNNYAILNPVGNKVKIAYQVVNQYGEDMTSSVPNVTATSNVSGTGSETIVKPSEGIVEITKATASANFKVGDKISLSVADKATSISKASIVTVASKSLVSEVKMTGLYNDVNSEAAFNVDASYEDFHLVLSAKDQYGLEVPAQDIAKDVIIVVSDPSVIDVNNSVSSPVFKQMTINGQKQTVLELKQPRNKKVGKATVTITSKSTGKSDRYELTVTEGVKADTMSLAAPQLVVAAEKTEVPFVVHGIDGKEITNAVTLNGANGVKITTNDTNAKAVIENDSLTGKAKLVLTDSSSATTDRQVLITATTANNRVATLLVTVKAKAEATTITSTTDIETNLLVGGAFTLGKGTIGISDQYGRESVLTEANLATAATTQNAGKYFVQVETLDDKVALSSNKIVTATNPVTVTGKKKGSNAVRLTLQQIDTKGIARTINSSAFEINVKVTDKTNIVYYELKTIDVIYDNPTTSALNNYTRELIVYGITTDGNRIIVPASEYTVITGHDDLVYNASSGIIYVRGNKDIVDKDDQSIPVKVIVNADQQPFTLEQTVIITKAAPFANAIELQSNNSLSVRDQALHVPGTAANVSISSADLRGALKITDQYGEDISKTASNRIKLTATNLVNSNNDTVVPAVLGNGSNILTFTGVQRGDSFYLTYIVDSQTLTTQVIVGN; encoded by the coding sequence ATGAAAAGAAAAAGTAAGTTTTTAGCAAGCGCCGTAGCGGCAACATTAGTCGCAACAGCTGTCGCACCAACTACATTTGCAGCTGATTTTTCAGATTTAAAAGGAAATACTCATGAAAAGGCCATTTATCAACTCGTCAATGCAAAAGTCATTAACGGCTATCCAGACGGCACGTTCAAACCGAACAAAACACTCACTCGCTCAGATGTAGTGAAATTAATCGGCAAATATTTAGTATCCGAAGGCTTCAAAGTACCGGCGGACTATAAAACAATTAGCCGTTTCACAGATGTCACGATGAAGGATTCTGGAGATGAATTACTAAAATATGCGGCAATGATTAAGGATAACGGTATTTTAGGCGGCAGTAATGGCAAACTTTTAGCCAAAGAGGAAATGACGCGCGAGGATATGGCCATCGCATTAGTACGTCTAATGAATACAATGGAAAGCGCGGACGTAATAGCGTATGTGGCTGACCAGCAACACAAGCCTGATGTGACCGACTTAAGCGCCGCAAAAGCGTCTGCTCGTACCTATATTAACGTGTTGGATTATTTCGATATCACGAACCCAACGTTAAATAAATTCAATCCAAAAAGCACAACAACAAGGGGCCAATTTGCGACGTTTTTATCGCGTACGGTCAATCTGAATCTATCTGAAGTACTCGCTAAACCAGTGGAACTCACTGAACTTAAAGCGACAGGCGCTAGTTCATTGACTGTGACATTTAACCAAGAAGTCAATCCAGCAACTGCTAAGTTTGAAGTGAAAAAAGGAAGTTCAACGATTTCAATCGCTGCTGTCGAATTTGCAACAGATAAAAAGTCTGCCGAACTTGAATTAGCTTCCAAGTTAACTGAAGGAAGCTACACCGTTTCCGTAACTGGTGTTGCAGAAACAGCGTTCACAAAAACAACAGCTGTAGCAAACGAGAAAGTAACTGCCATCAATTATTTGAATAACTATGCCATTCTGAATCCAGTCGGCAACAAAGTGAAGATTGCCTATCAAGTAGTCAACCAATACGGCGAAGACATGACATCATCAGTTCCAAATGTAACTGCCACTTCCAATGTGTCAGGCACTGGCAGTGAAACGATTGTGAAGCCATCTGAAGGCATAGTAGAAATTACGAAAGCAACTGCCTCTGCTAATTTTAAGGTGGGTGATAAAATCTCCCTGTCCGTAGCTGATAAAGCAACATCTATTTCAAAAGCAAGTATCGTAACTGTGGCTAGTAAATCGCTAGTTTCCGAAGTGAAAATGACGGGTCTTTACAATGATGTTAATTCAGAGGCAGCATTCAATGTAGATGCTTCTTATGAAGACTTCCACTTAGTGCTTAGCGCGAAAGACCAATATGGTTTGGAAGTACCTGCACAAGATATCGCCAAGGACGTAATTATTGTCGTATCAGATCCATCCGTCATTGATGTGAACAACAGCGTGAGCTCACCAGTCTTTAAACAAATGACGATTAATGGCCAAAAACAAACGGTACTTGAGCTAAAACAACCGAGAAATAAAAAAGTAGGTAAAGCAACAGTTACTATTACCTCGAAATCGACAGGTAAAAGCGACAGATATGAATTAACGGTTACTGAAGGCGTAAAAGCAGATACAATGTCATTAGCGGCTCCACAATTAGTCGTTGCTGCTGAAAAGACCGAAGTTCCTTTCGTCGTGCACGGTATTGATGGTAAAGAAATTACGAACGCAGTAACGCTAAATGGTGCCAATGGTGTAAAAATAACGACCAATGATACGAATGCAAAAGCAGTAATTGAAAACGATTCACTGACAGGCAAAGCGAAGCTAGTCCTAACCGATTCTTCGAGCGCAACAACAGATCGCCAAGTGCTCATCACAGCGACAACTGCGAATAATAGAGTCGCAACACTGTTAGTAACAGTAAAAGCCAAAGCGGAAGCAACAACGATTACTTCTACGACAGACATTGAAACAAACTTACTAGTCGGAGGAGCCTTCACATTAGGAAAAGGTACAATTGGCATAAGCGATCAGTATGGACGTGAATCTGTTCTAACAGAGGCGAATTTGGCAACTGCCGCAACAACCCAAAATGCCGGTAAATATTTTGTCCAAGTAGAAACATTGGACGATAAAGTAGCCCTTTCTTCTAACAAAATCGTTACCGCAACAAACCCAGTCACAGTAACAGGCAAGAAAAAAGGGTCAAACGCTGTAAGGCTGACATTGCAACAAATTGATACAAAAGGTATCGCAAGAACAATCAATTCAAGCGCATTCGAGATCAACGTAAAAGTAACGGATAAAACAAACATCGTTTACTATGAATTAAAAACGATTGATGTCATTTATGATAATCCTACAACTTCAGCGCTAAACAATTATACGAGAGAGCTAATCGTCTATGGTATTACAACAGACGGCAACAGAATCATTGTACCGGCATCTGAATATACCGTCATTACAGGCCACGATGATCTAGTCTATAACGCATCGTCAGGCATAATTTATGTCCGTGGGAATAAAGACATCGTCGACAAGGACGACCAAAGTATTCCTGTAAAAGTCATCGTCAATGCCGACCAACAACCATTTACACTCGAACAAACAGTCATCATTACAAAAGCAGCACCGTTCGCCAATGCAATTGAATTACAATCAAATAACAGTCTAAGCGTTCGGGATCAAGCACTACATGTTCCAGGAACAGCAGCAAATGTGAGCATCTCCTCCGCCGATTTAAGAGGAGCATTGAAAATCACAGATCAATACGGAGAAGACATTTCAAAAACAGCATCCAATCGGATTAAACTAACTGCAACCAATCTCGTCAACTCCAACAATGACACCGTAGTCCCAGCCGTATTAGGCAACGGTTCAAACATCTTAACATTCACCGGCGTCCAACGCGGCGACTCATTCTACCTAACCTACATCGTCGACAGTCAAACACTGACGACCCAAGTTATCGTAGGTAACTAA
- the istB gene encoding IS21-like element helper ATPase IstB, whose protein sequence is MRDTIEEHAKRLKLSWIREHYHEVITGTHEEFLLTLFEKEIQQREERKLNLLISQSCLPDISGRQLDWQGIHMNGDITKEDILSGVFIERKENLILYGGVGVGKTLMASIAGWNSVQENWKRVRFYTVAQLVNSLLEANEKGTLGKFYKQIESLDLLILDELGYVPLHKQGAELLFQVINLCYEKRSVIVTTNLQFGQWNHVFGDPILTEAFIDRLIHYSHLIVFNRDSFRHKESLMNQ, encoded by the coding sequence ATGAGAGACACGATTGAGGAACATGCAAAACGGTTAAAGTTGAGTTGGATACGAGAACATTATCACGAAGTGATAACCGGGACGCATGAAGAGTTTTTACTAACCCTCTTTGAAAAGGAAATACAGCAAAGAGAGGAAAGAAAGTTAAACCTGCTCATTAGTCAATCCTGTCTGCCAGATATATCTGGCAGGCAGCTAGACTGGCAAGGTATTCATATGAATGGTGATATAACAAAGGAAGACATCTTGAGCGGTGTATTTATAGAGAGAAAAGAGAATCTGATTCTTTATGGAGGTGTTGGTGTCGGTAAGACACTTATGGCCTCCATAGCGGGATGGAATTCTGTACAGGAGAATTGGAAACGGGTGAGATTTTATACGGTGGCACAGCTTGTGAACAGTCTTTTGGAAGCCAACGAGAAAGGAACACTCGGGAAATTTTATAAACAAATTGAGAGCCTAGATTTATTAATCCTTGATGAATTGGGCTATGTACCACTACACAAGCAAGGAGCAGAGCTCCTGTTTCAAGTAATCAATCTCTGTTATGAAAAACGAAGTGTCATCGTAACAACGAACTTACAGTTCGGTCAATGGAATCATGTTTTTGGCGATCCAATATTAACGGAAGCATTTATCGATCGTCTTATTCATTACTCACATTTAATTGTATTCAATCGTGATAGTTTTCGTCATAAAGAGTCACTAATGAATCAATGA
- a CDS encoding acetyltransferase yields MNKIVVYGSGGFAREVVHLIEDINEQQATWKILGYIDDNPENHGEVINDLPVLGGYDWLKEQDSIAVVMGIGSPNAKKAIANKLEGLKNVTYPNLIHPSVKFSRYNTIGKGNVICEGNILTINIDIQDFATINLNCTIGHDVVVGSYTTILPNASVSGNVVFEERVDFGTNATIIQGIKVGEGTIVGAAAVVVKDLPANCTAVGMPAKPIKFHEESHK; encoded by the coding sequence ATGAACAAGATTGTTGTCTATGGATCAGGTGGTTTTGCGCGAGAAGTTGTCCATTTGATTGAAGATATTAATGAGCAACAAGCAACTTGGAAAATTCTTGGCTATATCGATGATAATCCGGAGAATCATGGGGAAGTTATTAATGACCTACCAGTTCTTGGTGGATATGATTGGCTCAAGGAGCAAGATTCTATTGCAGTGGTGATGGGAATTGGCTCACCCAATGCTAAAAAGGCTATTGCGAATAAGCTAGAAGGTTTAAAGAATGTTACCTATCCAAATCTGATCCACCCATCGGTAAAGTTTTCTAGGTACAATACAATTGGAAAAGGCAATGTCATCTGTGAAGGAAATATTTTAACAATAAATATTGATATTCAGGATTTTGCAACGATTAACTTGAATTGTACAATTGGCCATGATGTGGTTGTAGGGTCGTATACGACGATTTTACCAAATGCTTCAGTTTCGGGGAATGTTGTGTTTGAAGAACGGGTAGATTTCGGAACGAATGCTACAATAATTCAAGGTATAAAAGTAGGTGAAGGTACGATTGTTGGAGCTGCTGCTGTAGTAGTTAAAGACTTACCAGCAAATTGTACTGCGGTGGGTATGCCGGCTAAGCCTATTAAATTTCATGAGGAATCGCATAAATGA
- a CDS encoding aminotransferase class I/II-fold pyridoxal phosphate-dependent enzyme, protein MNKRIFLSSPHMSGNEQKYINEAFETNWIAPLGPNVNAFEEELATYAGTAGAAATSSGTAAIHLALELLGVEHSDTIFCSSLTFVASANPILYTGAEPVFIDSEEETWNMSPVALERAFEESQAAGNLPKAVIVVNLYGQSAKMDELMAICEQYEVPVIEDAAESLGSFYKGKKSGSFGQFGIYSFNGNKIITTSGGGMLVSDDVDALAQSRFLATQARDAAPHYQHSTVGYNYRMSNILAGVGRAQLEVLDERVEARRAVFERYVAALGAIDGVEFMPELEGTYSNRWLTALTLDPKKIRVTPYELMDVLAAENIEARPVWKPLHLQPLFEGCKFYPHTEDDVVSERLFAEGICLPSGSNMTVEQQGRVIEILKKHLH, encoded by the coding sequence ATGAACAAGCGCATTTTCTTATCCTCCCCACACATGAGTGGGAACGAACAAAAATACATAAATGAAGCATTTGAAACAAATTGGATTGCTCCGCTTGGGCCGAACGTGAATGCATTTGAAGAGGAATTGGCTACCTATGCGGGGACGGCTGGAGCTGCGGCAACATCGTCAGGGACAGCGGCTATTCATTTGGCGCTTGAACTGCTAGGTGTTGAGCACAGCGACACGATATTCTGCTCAAGCCTTACTTTTGTAGCGAGTGCGAATCCTATTCTTTACACAGGAGCTGAGCCGGTTTTCATTGATTCAGAAGAAGAGACTTGGAATATGTCTCCTGTTGCTTTGGAACGGGCCTTTGAAGAATCACAAGCCGCAGGAAATTTACCGAAAGCAGTGATTGTCGTTAACTTGTACGGTCAAAGTGCCAAGATGGATGAACTGATGGCGATTTGTGAGCAATATGAAGTTCCAGTAATTGAAGATGCCGCAGAATCGCTCGGCTCTTTCTACAAAGGGAAGAAAAGTGGTTCCTTTGGCCAGTTTGGCATTTATTCATTCAACGGTAATAAGATCATTACGACGTCTGGTGGCGGTATGCTCGTTTCAGACGATGTTGACGCATTGGCACAGTCACGCTTTCTAGCGACGCAAGCCCGTGATGCAGCACCGCATTACCAACACAGCACAGTCGGCTATAACTACCGCATGAGCAATATTCTAGCTGGAGTAGGTCGTGCGCAGTTGGAAGTGTTGGATGAGCGGGTGGAGGCAAGGCGTGCAGTATTTGAACGCTACGTAGCCGCGCTCGGAGCTATTGACGGTGTGGAATTCATGCCAGAGCTGGAAGGGACCTATTCGAATCGCTGGCTGACGGCATTGACGTTGGATCCGAAGAAGATACGAGTGACACCTTATGAGTTGATGGATGTACTAGCGGCGGAGAATATTGAAGCGCGTCCCGTGTGGAAGCCATTGCATTTACAGCCGTTGTTTGAAGGGTGTAAGTTCTATCCGCACACGGAGGATGATGTTGTGAGTGAACGGTTGTTTGCGGAGGGGATTTGTTTACCATCGGGGTCGAATATGACGGTGGAGCAGCAGGGGAGAGTAATTGAAATTCTGAAAAAGCATCTACACTAG
- a CDS encoding sugar transferase, whose protein sequence is MKRLFDFIVSFLTLIILSPFIGITALLIHLKIGSPVLFKQERPGLKGKSFFVYKFRSMTDERDEHGELLPDDVRLTSFGKVIRKLSLDELPQLWNVLKGDMSFVGPRPLLVEYLPLYNERQARRHDVRPGITGWAQVNGRNAISWEEKFELDVWYVENHSFWLDIKILFMTVMKVFKSEGISQNGQATMTKFEGNRGGKDI, encoded by the coding sequence TTGAAAAGATTATTCGATTTTATTGTTAGTTTTCTGACGCTGATTATCTTATCTCCTTTTATCGGTATAACAGCACTACTTATCCATTTGAAAATTGGCTCACCAGTTTTATTCAAACAGGAACGCCCTGGATTGAAGGGGAAGTCATTCTTCGTTTATAAGTTCCGTTCGATGACAGATGAGCGGGATGAGCATGGAGAGTTACTACCTGATGATGTACGCTTGACTTCGTTCGGTAAGGTAATTCGGAAGTTAAGTTTGGATGAGTTACCACAGCTTTGGAATGTACTGAAAGGTGATATGAGCTTTGTTGGGCCGCGGCCATTATTGGTGGAATATTTACCATTGTATAATGAGCGACAGGCGAGGCGTCATGATGTACGCCCGGGCATTACGGGTTGGGCGCAGGTGAATGGACGAAATGCGATTTCTTGGGAAGAGAAGTTTGAGTTAGATGTGTGGTATGTGGAAAACCATTCTTTTTGGTTAGACATTAAGATTTTATTCATGACGGTGATGAAAGTGTTTAAGTCTGAAGGCATTAGTCAGAATGGACAGGCGACGATGACGAAGTTTGAGGGAAACAGAGGAGGGAAAGATATATGA
- a CDS encoding S-layer homology domain-containing protein: MIKKFSTSIKILIVSFTVLFGAFIIAPSVNAAPADYSGGVFNEYTYEEYFFLSGTPIKFSGKATITEKERKDLLTKTYRFTLTSKNGDKLSRSVVYVDDLTERTDKGQTTAQSTVKSYSEKVTIGKSTYTLDDYQFSEGTVIDNRPASDYYSGNMIARKIYKTNTNDLITVHLTGRNVGYENFWGATETQIIDQEIIHPFGRSYITSKVSDSKSKVLQYEPHDPSLSSFTGGHAVLSNSKMVGEYTYNIPYGSGKGTIRLAQERVPKIERLIVPKFRDLSQHWAKDSIERLYSLGILDESTQFFSPNTPMQRYQYTVGVLKAVDIRVLEQPSNKRAPRIPIFKDLDPKEPDYLFVESAVEKGIINGVTSENFMPDSPITRVQAVAILVRALGMEGRAPSPGYRTNYVDNSKIPAWGKDSVYVATELGLINGDEKNYFNPNKPLTRAQASAIIVRFLDFLESDLKQNYRDDMLFLN; encoded by the coding sequence ATGATTAAAAAATTTAGTACTTCAATAAAAATTCTAATTGTATCTTTTACGGTATTGTTTGGTGCATTCATCATCGCACCTTCAGTAAATGCGGCACCTGCTGATTACTCAGGCGGTGTTTTTAATGAATATACATACGAAGAATACTTTTTCCTCTCTGGTACCCCAATTAAATTTAGCGGAAAAGCTACTATCACTGAAAAAGAACGAAAAGACCTCCTAACTAAAACATATCGTTTTACTTTAACAAGTAAAAACGGTGATAAACTATCACGTAGCGTAGTATACGTCGATGATTTGACCGAACGGACTGATAAAGGTCAAACAACTGCCCAATCTACTGTTAAAAGCTATTCAGAGAAAGTGACTATCGGAAAATCAACATATACACTCGATGACTACCAGTTTTCAGAAGGAACTGTTATCGATAATCGTCCTGCATCAGATTATTATTCAGGAAACATGATTGCCCGAAAGATTTATAAAACGAATACGAACGACTTGATTACAGTCCATTTAACTGGTCGTAATGTTGGTTATGAAAATTTCTGGGGGGCTACCGAAACTCAAATTATTGACCAAGAAATCATTCACCCCTTTGGACGCTCATATATTACAAGTAAGGTATCTGATAGCAAGTCCAAAGTATTACAATACGAACCACATGATCCTTCATTATCTAGCTTTACTGGAGGACATGCGGTTCTTAGCAACTCCAAAATGGTTGGTGAATACACGTATAATATTCCTTACGGGAGTGGTAAGGGGACCATTCGTTTAGCACAAGAACGGGTTCCGAAAATTGAACGATTAATTGTTCCTAAATTCCGCGATCTCTCGCAGCATTGGGCAAAGGATAGCATTGAACGCTTATATTCTTTAGGAATTTTAGATGAATCTACACAATTTTTCTCACCAAATACACCTATGCAACGCTATCAATATACTGTCGGTGTATTAAAAGCCGTCGATATTCGGGTTCTTGAGCAGCCTTCGAACAAGAGAGCACCTAGAATCCCGATATTCAAAGACTTAGACCCGAAAGAGCCTGACTATCTATTTGTCGAAAGTGCTGTTGAAAAAGGAATTATCAATGGGGTAACGAGTGAAAACTTCATGCCCGATAGTCCAATTACACGTGTACAAGCAGTAGCCATTCTTGTTCGGGCATTAGGTATGGAGGGTCGAGCGCCGAGCCCAGGCTATCGAACAAATTATGTAGATAACAGTAAAATCCCTGCTTGGGGGAAAGATAGCGTATACGTTGCAACCGAGCTCGGTCTCATTAATGGCGATGAAAAGAACTATTTCAATCCAAATAAGCCATTAACAAGAGCACAGGCTTCCGCAATCATTGTTCGCTTCCTTGATTTCTTGGAAAGCGACCTCAAACAAAACTATCGAGATGATATGTTGTTTTTAAATTAA